One Phaseolus vulgaris cultivar G19833 chromosome 11, P. vulgaris v2.0, whole genome shotgun sequence genomic window carries:
- the LOC137807707 gene encoding uncharacterized protein yields MVATRNNNDAMAEQMTMIQILQAQMEELRQKGMEDHRQHEEDRRLQEDDRRRQEEEIALLRAQNARLQQQVDNPEREGQSHMADRTASRIPTPANTNPASRAETVERKSRKRGHPFTDEIITTPLPDKWRGLVIKLYDGSTDPDEHLNVYKTQMTLYTTDNNVWCKVFPTSLQGEPLTWFTELPPNSINDFDTLAAKFSTQYATSRPHHMSSMSLLAVQQEKGESLRTFLDRFNKACMNIRGLKQEVALHHLVSAIRPSRFTESLIKKPPQDMEDLRTRATKFMQIEEHIDYHQRFKAVGFGALKDQTQSKEREVETERTVRTTLRSDRNRGGRIPRFNSYTPLTVPRGRALDEALQTDLIPTLKQYQTPPNADTAKRCQYHQNFGHTTEGCQALKDKIEELIQAGHLRQFVKRTRSSRSPPRNTDRPSRGVDRSYRNDYKRHTDRSQTSRKRSESPVRRIRPRSTSPDRNARPRQRVREVINMIAGPVNLGEPNHETNYIAGGFAGGGCSNSARKKHLRDIQSAHATTRRRPHIPPITFTDEDFTAIDPAQDDPMVITVEIDKFAIAKTLVDQGSSVDILYWDIFKKMRIPEAHIQPYNEQIVGFSGERVDTKGYIDLYTTFGEEDGLHKTINVRYLLVNAQTSYNILLGRPSINRLKAIVSTPHLAMKFPSANNDIATIHVDQKTARECYVASLKSEPTRRLYTTNTDDRVPQKRGRSPTRRSGRHMSRRQMIALVDLDPRMDDPRMEAGEDLHPFPLRDDRHTTHIGTSLKPDDRMAIGTKLVKNSDLFAWTAADMPGVDPQVITHRLSLYREAKPIAQKKRHIGEERRQAAREEADKLLQAGFIQKAHYTTWLANVVMVKKANGKWRMCVDYTDLNKACPKDSYPLPTIDRLVDDAAGHHILSFLDAYSGYNQIQMHPADRKKTTFMTDSGNFYYEVMPFGLKNAGATYQRLMDHVFHDMIGRNVEVYVDDIVVKSDSCKQHIVDLKEVFQALRQHQMRLNPDKCAFGVEGGKFLGFMLTHRGIEANPEKCKAISEMRSPNSIQEIQRLIGRLTALSRFVPKLAERTRPIVRLLKKAFRFEWSTECEEISSI; encoded by the coding sequence ATGGTTGCGACAAGAAACAACAACGACGCTATGGCAGAACAGATGACTATGATTCAAATCCTCCAAGCTCAGATGGAGGAACTGCGACAAAAGGGGATGGAAGACCATCGTCAACATGAAGAAGATAGACGCCTCCAAGAAGACGATAGACGCcgccaagaagaagaaatcgCCTTATTAAGAGCGCAGAATGCACGACTCCAACAACAGGTCGATAATCCCGAACGAGAAGGCCAATCCCATATGGCCGACCGAACCGCCTCTCGCATACCTACACCTGCCAATACCAATCCTGCTTCCAGAGCTGAAACAGTCGAAAGAAAGTCAAGGAAAAGGGGTCATCCTTTTACAGACGAAATTATCACCACTCCACTTCCTGACAAATGGAGAGGCCTCGTCATTAAACTCTATGACGgctcgaccgacccggacgaacACTTAAATGTCTACAAGACGcaaatgactttgtataccACAGATAACAATGTGTGGTGTAAAGTATTTCCCACGTCGCTCCAGGGAGAACCTCTTACCTGGTTCACAGAGCTGCCTCCAAACTCCATTAACGATTTTGACACCCTAGCCGCAAAATTCTCCACTCAATATGCCACTAGCCGACCGCATCACatgtcctccatgtctctcctagcggtacaacaagaaaaaggtgaatctcTTAGAACCTTTCTAGATAGGTTCAACAAAGCATGCATGAACATCCGAGGGCTCAAACAAGAGGTTGCATTGCACCATTTGGTCTCGGCCATCCGACCGAGCCGTTTCACTGAAAGTCTCATCAAGAAACCACCTCAAGACATGGAGGACCTTCGAACTcgagcaaccaaattcatgcaaatcgaAGAACACATTGATTACCATCAACGGTTCAAAGCTGTCGGATTCGGAGCCCTTAAAGACCAAACCCAAAGTAAAGAAAGAGAAGTCGAAACCGAACGAACCGTCCGAACCACTCTGAGGTCCGATCGGAATAGGGGAGGCCGAATCCCCAGGTTTAACAGTTACACCCCTTTAACTGTGCCGAGGGGACGAGCCCTAGATGAAGCACTACAAACGGACCTAATCCCGACAttgaagcagtatcaaacacCACCGAATGCAGATACTGCTAAGCGTTGTCAATACCATCAGAATTTCGGTCACACGACCGAAGGATGTCAAGCTTTGaaggataaaattgaagaactcatccaagcTGGCCATTTACGGCAGTTCGTCAAGAGGACAAGGAGTTCAAGATCCCCACCACGGAATACTGACCGTCCTTCCCGTGGTGTCGACCGGTCGTACCGTAACGATTACAAACGCCACACTGACCGTAGCCAGACTTCGCGAAAACGCAGCGAAAGCCCCGTTCGGCGTATACGCCCCCGTAGCACAAGTCCCGACCGAAACGCCCGACCTCGCCAACGAGTCCGcgaagtcatcaacatgattgCTGGACCCGTTAACTTGGGCGAACCGAACCACGAAACAAATTATATAGCTGGAGGATTTGCCGGTGGCGGGTGCTCAAATTCCGCCCGAAAGAAACATCTTCGTGACATCCAGTCCGCTCATGCTACCACGAGGAGGCGTCCACATATACCTCCGATTACTTTCACTGACGAAGACTTTACAGCCATAGATCCAGCCCAGGACGACCCCATGGTCATCACTGTAGAAATTGACAAGTTCGCAATTGCCAAGACTTTGGTAGATCAGGGTAGCTCGGTCGACATACTGTATTGGGACATTTTCAAGAAAATGCGCATCCCAGAAGCACATATTCAGCCCTATAACGAACAAATTGTAGGGTTCTCAGGTGAACGGGTCGATACTAAGGGGTACATAGACTTGTACACAACCTTTGGTGAGGAAGACGGCCTCCATAAAACAATAAACGTACGATACCTCCTGGTTAACGCACAaacttcctacaacatcctgctcGGTCGTCCATCCATTAACAGATTAAAAGCCATTGTGTCCACTCCacacttagccatgaaattccccTCGGCTAACAACGACATTGCAACCATCCATGTCGATCAAAAAACCGCTAGGGAATGCTATGTAGCAAGTTTGAAAAGTGAGCCAACTCGACGACTCTATACAACCAATACGGACGACCGAGTCCCGCAAAAACGAGGACGTTCCCCCACACGGCGTTCCGGACGACACATGTCCCGTCGTCAAATGATAGCCCTTGTTGACCTCGACCCTCGCATGGACGATCCCCGTATGGAAGCAGGAGAAGACTTGCATCCATTCCCGCTTCGCGATGATCGCCACACTACGCACATCGGTACTTCGCTGAAACCGGACGACCGAATGGCCATCGGGACGAAACTTGTTAAAAATTCTGATCTTTTCGCCTGGACGGCCGCTGATATGCCTGGCGTAGACCCACAGGTTATCACTCACCGATTATCACTGTATAGAGAAGCTAAACCAATagctcaaaagaaaagacatatAGGCGAGGAACGACGTCAAGCCGCACGTGAGGAAGCCGACAAATTGTTACAGGCTGGATTCATTCAGAAGGCCCATTACACcacatggctagccaacgtggttatggtgaagaaagcgaacggaaaatggcgtatgtgtgTTGACTACACAGACCTcaataaagcttgcccaaaagACTCGTATCCTCTGCCTACCATTGATCGTCTCGTCGACGATGCAGCCGGGCATCACATCCTCAGCTTCCTTGATGCCTACTCTGGctataatcaaatccaaatgcacccGGCCGACCGGAAGAAGACGACCTTCATGACTGATTCCGGCAATTTCTACTATGAAGTAATGCCCTTCGGACTCAAAAATGCCGGAGCCACTTATCAAAGACTAATGGACCACGTATTCCACGACATGATTGGTAGGAATGTTGAAGTCTATGTCGATGACATCGTCGTCAAGTCCGACTCATGCAAACAACATATTGTCGAcctaaaagaagtttttcaggcCCTCCGCCAACACCAGATGCGACTCAATCCGGACAAGTGTGCGTTCGGCGTCGAAggggggaagttcttaggttttatgctaactcatagaggcatagaagctaaccccgagaagtgcaaaGCTATCTCCGAAATGCGAAGTCCCAACTCCATTCAGGAAATTCAGAGACTTATCGGCCGACTCACCGCACTATCCAGATTTGTTCCTAAACTCGCCGAACGAACGAGGCCAATCGTCCGACTACTGAAAAAAGCATTCCGCTTCGAGTGGTCGACCGAATGTGAGGAAATTTCCTCGATTTGA